Proteins encoded in a region of the Nitrospira sp. genome:
- a CDS encoding glycerophosphodiester phosphodiesterase family protein: MEKESPNQRMLRIGHRGACGYAPENTLASIERAIELRCAFTEVDIQRTSDDELVLLHDERVDRTTNGHGLVSDLTLSDIRKLDAGDGQRVPTLEEALRAAKGRIGLILELKTKGLAHDVCTIVGAGGLDRSVIYASFLHEELQHIRRIDPHADTLALFKWFSKVPVAAALKLQATHVGLRFNTATKRRVKALHKAELTVFVYTVNNPAEIKEMKTLGVDGIISNFPDRI; this comes from the coding sequence ATGGAAAAGGAAAGTCCCAACCAACGGATGCTTCGCATCGGCCATCGCGGCGCCTGCGGGTACGCACCGGAAAATACCCTGGCCTCCATCGAGCGCGCGATCGAACTCCGATGCGCCTTCACGGAAGTGGATATCCAACGAACTTCCGACGATGAACTGGTCCTCCTGCATGACGAGCGGGTAGACCGCACAACGAACGGTCACGGGCTTGTTTCTGACTTGACTCTTTCAGATATTCGAAAGCTGGATGCCGGTGACGGTCAGAGGGTTCCGACGCTGGAGGAGGCTCTCAGGGCCGCCAAGGGACGAATTGGATTGATTCTGGAGCTGAAGACCAAAGGGTTAGCCCATGATGTCTGCACGATTGTCGGCGCTGGCGGCCTGGACCGGTCGGTTATCTATGCCTCGTTTCTGCACGAAGAACTTCAGCATATACGAAGAATTGATCCGCACGCCGACACGTTGGCCCTCTTCAAGTGGTTTTCCAAGGTCCCTGTCGCCGCAGCCCTCAAACTGCAAGCCACGCACGTGGGCCTCCGTTTCAATACCGCTACAAAACGTCGGGTGAAGGCACTCCACAAGGCGGAGCTGACCGTGTTCGTCTATACCGTTAACAATCCTGCCGAGATCAAGGAGATGAAAACGCTCGGTGTGGATGGGATTATTTCGAACTTCCCGGATCGCATTTGA
- a CDS encoding formylglycine-generating enzyme family protein translates to MDVRRIFTVCIAGVVTLSLQAGSAAATENRTAKPESVPPTSLRSDPLPVPAKPPGSNGDHKAGERSKSPTNGGAAYQLTVLTAASPEVMGKDGAPMVLVPAGEFVMGSDKGDEDEAPVHRVYLNAFYMDKFEVTNRRFAKYVEAIQSEPPWGFTDKETPLIHAEHPVRWVNWMDAMGYCLWIGKRLPTEAEWEKAARGTDERVYPWGNDPPTPVHAVYGLKEGGAETVSVIGDHHMGQSPYGVQDLAGNLYEWVMDWYAEDFYSSFINGPAINPRGPGEGTVKVQRGGSYLNTPYRLRSSFRTKSDPTEQDPNVGFRCAQDVQKQP, encoded by the coding sequence ATGGATGTCCGACGAATTTTTACTGTATGTATTGCTGGTGTCGTGACCCTCTCTCTACAGGCAGGGTCTGCAGCGGCGACCGAAAACCGGACAGCTAAGCCCGAGTCCGTTCCACCAACCTCGCTAAGATCCGATCCTCTTCCCGTGCCGGCGAAACCGCCTGGTTCCAACGGCGATCACAAGGCTGGAGAGAGGAGCAAGTCACCGACCAACGGTGGCGCTGCGTATCAGCTGACTGTGCTGACTGCGGCCTCTCCGGAAGTCATGGGGAAAGATGGTGCGCCGATGGTGCTGGTGCCGGCCGGTGAGTTTGTGATGGGAAGCGATAAGGGTGATGAAGACGAAGCCCCTGTGCACCGCGTGTATCTCAATGCGTTCTACATGGACAAATTCGAAGTGACGAACCGGCGATTCGCCAAGTACGTGGAGGCCATCCAGAGCGAACCTCCTTGGGGATTCACGGACAAGGAAACGCCCCTGATCCATGCCGAACATCCTGTCCGCTGGGTGAACTGGATGGATGCGATGGGGTACTGCCTCTGGATAGGCAAGCGGCTTCCCACAGAAGCCGAATGGGAAAAGGCTGCGCGTGGAACTGACGAACGGGTCTATCCATGGGGCAATGATCCACCGACTCCGGTGCATGCGGTCTATGGGTTAAAGGAAGGCGGCGCGGAGACCGTGTCGGTCATCGGCGATCACCACATGGGACAAAGTCCGTACGGTGTGCAGGATCTGGCGGGGAATCTCTACGAATGGGTGATGGACTGGTACGCCGAGGACTTTTATTCCAGCTTTATCAACGGCCCGGCCATCAATCCGCGTGGTCCCGGAGAGGGGACGGTAAAGGTTCAGCGGGGTGGATCGTACCTCAATACCCCGTATCGGCTGCGGTCGTCGTTTCGCACGAAGAGTGATCCGACCGAGCAGGATCCGAATGTGGGCTTCCGCTGTGCCCAGGATGTTCAGAAGCAGCCGTAG
- a CDS encoding mechanosensitive ion channel, which produces MSQIEWFGIDSSVALDGLKSLILLLTLVVVRSLIVRWIAHNPTLSMESKRRWVVTTRNSVVFAFLIGLAIIWAHELQVFAVSLVALAAAFVLATKELLLCWSGAALRVGGKVYAVGDRIQIAGHRGIVLDHDVFATKLLEIGPGQSAHLYTGRVTVFPNSLLFTNPLIKENPEQEYGLYTVVVPIKNDEHWQREERNLLEAAKTECAPFMEEAVRQMKLLEKTNLLEAPSPEPRITIQLPESGKIHLVLRFPAPDRGRSRIEQAILRRYLIGSTTVN; this is translated from the coding sequence GTGTCCCAAATCGAGTGGTTTGGAATCGACAGTTCCGTCGCGTTGGACGGATTGAAGTCGTTGATCCTCTTGCTGACGTTGGTCGTCGTCAGGTCGTTGATCGTGCGTTGGATCGCTCACAATCCGACGCTCTCGATGGAATCGAAACGCCGCTGGGTCGTCACGACCCGGAACTCGGTCGTCTTCGCATTTCTCATCGGTCTCGCGATCATCTGGGCTCACGAACTGCAAGTCTTTGCCGTTTCGCTCGTCGCATTGGCGGCGGCGTTCGTCTTGGCGACGAAAGAGCTGCTCCTCTGCTGGAGCGGCGCGGCGCTTCGAGTGGGTGGTAAAGTCTATGCCGTCGGTGATCGAATCCAAATCGCAGGCCATCGTGGAATCGTGCTGGATCACGATGTCTTTGCGACGAAGCTATTGGAGATCGGTCCCGGCCAATCCGCTCATCTCTATACCGGCCGTGTGACGGTTTTTCCCAACAGCCTGTTGTTCACGAACCCATTGATCAAAGAAAACCCTGAGCAGGAATACGGGCTCTACACAGTCGTGGTGCCCATCAAGAATGACGAGCATTGGCAACGAGAGGAGCGGAATCTGCTGGAGGCGGCGAAAACCGAATGCGCGCCGTTCATGGAAGAAGCTGTGCGGCAGATGAAGCTGCTCGAGAAGACCAATTTACTGGAAGCGCCTTCTCCGGAACCACGCATCACGATCCAACTGCCCGAATCCGGAAAGATCCATCTGGTGCTCCGATTCCCGGCTCCAGATCGGGGACGTTCCCGTATCGAGCAAGCAATCCTGCGTCGGTATCTCATCGGATCGACCACAGTCAACTGA